The region CAGCGAGCCGAGCCCTCGCCAGGGCAACGACTCGGTGACCGGCTCAGGATTACGAATTCGGACCAACTCTGGAATCACGCGGTGCGGGCCGCGCTGCATGGACACTTCGGAGACGCGATTCACCTGCCGCCCCCGCGAGGCGAAGACGCCTCCTTTCCGGCAGTCACCGCGCTCCCGGGAAATCACGATCCCACACGCACGCTCGATCTCGAACTGGGACTGCGCGGCACCATCCTCACCTGGCAGGTGGTGGCAGACTTGCCGGTAAAGGAAAAAGCCGAAGCTCGCTGGCAAAACACCAGGTGGGCCATCCGCGCATCCAATCAAGGGGATAACTTCATCAGCATCCAGCTCGTCCAAATCACACCCTACCTCTGGCTTTCCAATTTCGGAAATGACCAGCTTTCCGAGCGGATCCTCGAACGCTACTTCCTCATCCGTGACGATGGGCAGATCATTCAGCTGTCCGGCTGGAACTTCGGCATGCGCAGCGACTGGCGGCGCACAAGCCTGAGCCTTCGGGAACGGGAAACGTCCATCGTGGAGAGTTCCCCTCGCTTCATGGACGAAGTCAACCCAGAGCCCGGCTTCTTGGTCGCCTCGGCAAACTACCGGCTGGTCATCGTCCGCGGCATCCCGACCGCTGACATCGCCATGACATGGAAGACGCCGACACCGCTTCCATGCACCGATTTGTGGACGCCCTCTCACCAGGCGCTCTCCGAGCCCCCGCCGGATCCGCGCGCAGGAACGGCCATCGAGTGGCTCCGGGATCACCCCGCACCGGCGTCGGGCGCCACCGATGAAGTCGCCCGGGCATGGCTGGACGAACTGATCCCGCGCATCGGAAACCGCCATACCAACGACCAGAATCGCCAGTTAAAGGCCGCAGTGGGAAGCCTCATGAAAGAGCATCCCGGGCTGGTGATCAAGACCATGAAGGAACTCTCCCAGTTCTCGACAGGGGCTCGCGGAGTGTTCGGCTGGGCGGTGATGGATCACACTCCCCGCGACTACTTCCGCAAGATGACCGTCCGGGATTTCGACCAGGAACTCTACGGACTCGCGGTCCACAACGGTTGGCAGGGCGATCTAACAGGCGTGGCAAGCCAGCTCGTCCGGATGGGCTTCGGCTGGCAAGCCGAGGAGTCTCTCACGTTCTCTCCCAAGGAAGCAGGTCTCTCGGAAGCCGAATGGCGCGACTTCTTCCGCCTCTATCCCAAGCCAGACGCCTTCCGCGCATTGGCGGGCGTCGTCCTCCCACGCGAGGAACTCGAAAAGCAAGTCGACCGCCTCCTTGAGGATTACGATTGCCCTCTCCCAAATCCCCATATCGATCCCCTTCTCGAACTCGCGCTCGCCCGCGGCCGGAGCGAGGCACCTCGCTGGCTCCGCGATGGCATCCGAAGAAAACAGGCCATCTCGGAACGATACGAATCGGTCTGGATCGATAAGCCCATCCGCAAGTGGTTCGCGGTGCCAAGCCACTTGAAGACCGAAGATGAAGTCGTCGGCTGGTTCCTCGGCAACGAGCCCGACCGCTACGCCTTCGATCCCGCTTCAGGAAAATTCCACCTCCGCTAGGCCATGTTTGTCTCACCGCTTTCCCGCATTCTCATGGTGCTGACCTTGCTGGCATTCGCCGGGGCCTTCTCCTTTGTAGAGGAACCCGGCGGCACGTTCCGCAATACCCTGACCGGTGCCTCGCTGACCTTGTGGGCGGTCACGATCGCAAGGTTGGTGACCGAAGGTTCGGCATGTGATGATCGCGGCTTCCATCGCACCCGCCCCCGTGGCGAACGAATGGCCTTGCGACGGATCAATTGCATCCTTGCCGGCATGGTCGTCGCGATCGCATCCATCGCTGCGGTGCGGGGCTGGATCTACCACCTCGGCTGGCCATCAGCCCTTTGGGCAGCTGCAATCACACTCGTGCCCGTCGCATCGTTCACCATGGCGATGGCCGCCGGCACGGGCATCTTGATCCAACGCAAGACCAGCGTTCGCAGGGTGATCCTGATCCTCCTCGCCGGTCCCATCGGCCTGGCATTGGTAACGATGGTCGTTCCCTACACCGCACGATGGATCAGTTCGATCGTCTCCGACTATCGGATGGGCATGGGGTTCGAGTGGAGAAGCATGCCAGCGTGGATGAGCGCGCCGACATGGGCGAGCGCGCTCGGTGTCGCGGGCTACGGCGTCGCCTGGTGGCTCGCTTCACGGCAGCGCCGGGGAAGAACCGCCATCCTGCTCGCAGGCCTCACCGGCATCCTGATCCAGCTTCGCGTCACGAAAGCTCCTCTGGAACCGGAGACCAGCCTGCCCGTCTCCGCGGTAAAAATCGAACGGCTGCCGGCCCCTCCACCCTCGAAATCACTGTCGGAAAGCATGATGCCTCGCTTCAGGGACGACTGGGGCATGAGAGACCCGCAAATCCTCTCCTCCCTGCGCGCCACGAATCTCGGAGAGAATGAGCATATCGACTTCAATCTGCTGATCGACCCTCAGGAGCATTCTTCTCAGAGGTATCAATCTCCGTCCGGTGGGCTTGGCCGGGATCACGACGCCTTCCTGCTGAAGGACAGCGAGAATCTCTGGCTGCGATCCGATTTGGATGCCCTGATGGACGATCTCGCAAGGAGACTGCCGGGCTACCCGAAGTTGGAATACCGGAACGGTCAGGACTCGATCTCACAGCGGGAGTCGATTTCCAATAAAGCGGATCAAGCCCAGTTGACGACCGCACCATGGACAATCGATGGGGTAATGTTCCAGTTGGATGATCTCGGAAGTTTCCCGGTGCTTGCCCACAGTTCCTCCCGGCTCAATGGCGGCGGAATGGTGAAAACCTGGGACCTGCGACTCAGCCACTACGAGACCTCGCTGGGATTTCGCGTGATTCAGCCCGACCCGCCCTCCGTTCCGGCCCCGGATCAAATGCTATTCGATGGCATGTACGCGCGCCCTGCCGCGAATATGATCTGGGCGATCATGGTCAACGAAAGCAGCACCAAGGCACTGATGGTCCTCGATGGAAGGAACTTCCAGATGGGACGCCAACGCGCCTTCGGCTCCCACTGGTCGGATTTCTGGTTGAATCTCCGCTACTCTGGAAACCCTCAGAAGTGGACCGAAGAGGAAGTGCTTCGCTCTAAAATTCACCTCTTCGTTTCGCGCCCGGTGGCAAAAGTCCACGCCTCCCTTCCCCCGCCCTGACCGCTCAGGCCGAAATTCCCCCCTTCCCGGCCATGGAAAGAAGGATTTCCTCCCCATCCATTCGGTTGACGCGGCCTCCCAAAGCACTAGCGTTCCGCCCGTTATGCGCCTCATCCACCTTACCGCCGCCATCTTGGCCACCACCGGTTTCGCTCTCGCCCAGGAGCCCGGAGCCCCTGCAACCCCTGCCGCCGAGGAAGCCGCAGCGGCTCCTGCCTCCAAGCAGGACATCAGCTACTCGATCGGCACCATGATCGCCGGCAATCTCAAGTCGCAGGGCATCGATATCGACCTCGCCGAGCTTACCAAGGGCATCACCGACACTCTCGGAGGCCAAAAGCCGCGCCTCGATCAGGCTGCGGTGCAGAAGGTCATGATGGCCTTCCAGCAGCAGCAAATGAAGGCCCATGAGGAAAAGGCAGCCGCCGCCTCGGGTAAGAACAAGGAAGAAGGCGCCGCCTTCCTCGCCAAGAACGCCAAGGAAGAAGGCGTGGTCACCACCGCCAGCGGCCTCCAGTACAAGATCCTCAAGCAAGGTGACGGCGCCAAGCCCACCGCCACCGACACCGTCAAGGTTCACTACCACGGCACCCTCCTCAGCGGAAAGGTGTTCGATAGCTCCGTGGACCGCGGCGAGCCGATCAGCTTCCCGCTCAATGGCGTGATCAAGGGCTGGACCGAGGGCGTGCAGCTCATGCCGGTCGGCTCCAAGTTCAAGTTCTTCATCCCTTCCGATCTTGCCTACGGCGACAACGGCGCGGGTGCTGACATCGGACCAGGCGCCACCCTGATTTTCGAAGTCGAGCTGCTCGCCATCGAGAAGAAGTAAGCAGCAGGCTCCTTCGACATCATCTTTTGACAGCGGTCCCGGTTAACCCCCGGGACCGCTTTTTTTTGGCCCCGCCCGGTCCGCATTCCAAAAATACCCCCATCTTTCCTACCGACGGATGTAACGAATCCCGCTACATGCACGATGTGTATTCCGGGGAATCCCAAGCTCCCGCACCACCATGAAGCCCCTCCACCTCCTTCCACCAGCCGTGGCCATCGCCGCCTCGGGCATCTGGCTCGGACTCCAGCAGCAGTCGATTTCCACCCTGGAAAAGGAAACCGTGCTGCTCCGCAAGCACGTCGACGCTGCAAAACAAGCCGCGGCAGGGGATCACTCCTCGCTCGCCGCCGCCCGCGCCGATGGCAAGAAGGGAAAAGACCCGGACGCCATCAATTGGAAGGACCTCGCCGACACCATGGCAAAGGCCGAGCACGGCGGCATGCCGGACATGCGCGCCATGATGAAGCTCCAGAGCAAGCTGATGTCCCTCAGCGGTGATGAGCTGAAGGCCGCCCTCGACGAGATCGCCGCCCTCGACCTCAGCAAGGACGCCCGCAATAGCCTCGAGAACATGCTGATCAACCTGCTGGCCCAAAAGGACCCGAAGCTGGTGCTGGATCGCTACCTCGACCGCATGAACGACAGCCGCAACGGCTTCTCGGGCTGGCAGATGGCCAATGCCTTCCAGCAGTGGGCT is a window of Luteolibacter sp. Y139 DNA encoding:
- a CDS encoding FKBP-type peptidyl-prolyl cis-trans isomerase — translated: MRLIHLTAAILATTGFALAQEPGAPATPAAEEAAAAPASKQDISYSIGTMIAGNLKSQGIDIDLAELTKGITDTLGGQKPRLDQAAVQKVMMAFQQQQMKAHEEKAAAASGKNKEEGAAFLAKNAKEEGVVTTASGLQYKILKQGDGAKPTATDTVKVHYHGTLLSGKVFDSSVDRGEPISFPLNGVIKGWTEGVQLMPVGSKFKFFIPSDLAYGDNGAGADIGPGATLIFEVELLAIEKK